CTATCGTTGAGTTTTAAGAGCAAGATATACAGGTGCATCTCAATACATTAGAATATCTTGGAAAAGTTCATTTACTTCATTCatattcaattcaaaaagtgaaactcgtatattatatggattcattacacaaagtgaaatattttaagcctttatttgttttaatcttgattacggctaatgaaaacccaaaaatcagtatctcagaaaattcGAATATTGTGAAAAGGTTTAATATTGTAGACTCACGGTGTCACACTCTAATCagctaatgaactcaaaacacctgcaaaggtttcctgagcctttaaATGGTCTCAATCTGGATCAGCAGGCTTCACAatcatggggaagactgctgaccTGACAGCTGTCCagaagacagtcattgacactCCACAAGGAGGGGAAGCCTCAAAAGGTCATTGCTAAAGAAGCtggctgttcacagagtgctgtatccaaacatacaaacatatccatagaaagttgagtggaaggaaaaagtgtggtaagaaaaggtgcacaagcaacagggataacCGCAGCCTTGAGAGGATCGTCAAGCAAAGGCCATTTAAACATTTGGGGGCGCTTCACAAggactgaggctggagtcagtgCATCAAGAGCCTCCACGCAGACGTATCCAGGACATGGGACGTGTCaagccactcctgaaccagagacaacTTCAGAAGTGTCTTACCTGGGCTAAGGAGAAAAAGAACCGGTCTATTGctcagtggtccaaagtcctcttttcagatgaaagtacattttgctaTTTCTTTTGGAAATCAAGGCTCCAGAGTCTGGAGGAAGAGCGGAGAGGCAtagaatccaagttgcttgaagtccagtgtgaagtttccaGTCAGTGAtgatttggggagccatgtcatcgGCTGGTGTTTTCTCAAGTCCAAAGTCAACGCAGCCGTCTACCAGGAAGTTTCTTCTTCTGACGAGCTTTATGGAGATGCTGATTACATTTTCCAGCAGGACTTTGCACCTGCACACACTGCCAAAAGTGGTTTAATGACCATGGAATCAATGTGCTTGATTGGCCTGCAAACTCGCCTGACCTGAACCCTATAGAGAATCTCTGGGGTAAtgtcaagaggaagatgagagacacgagacccaacaatgcagacgagctgaaggccgctatcgaagcaacctgggcttccataacacctcagcagtgCGACAGGCTGATCGCCTCCATGACTcagtaattcatgcaaaaggagtcccaaccaagtactgagtgcagacacatgaacatactttCCAGAAGGccgacatttctgtattaaaaatccttttttttcattAGTCTTATTCTTTTGATAgtgatttttgggttttcattagctataatcatgaagattaaaacaaataaaggcttgaaatatttcactttgtgtgtaatgaatccattaTCTAGATGAgtttcacattttttaattgaattagtgaaacTAAATTTTCCACGATATtgtaatttattgagatgtactTGTCGTACACGGTATGGTAAATAGGGAGCGATGTTTTTGCATTGATGTTCTACAAAGTGTTCATTAGGTACCGTGTTGTAGAGTAATATGTGCTTTAGACAATGCTACAGTTTACTACAATCATCTAGGTTTCATACATTTTGTTGAGAAATGTGAGATTAATTACAGAGTTGTTTGAAATGTATCACACAACAGAATGTCCTGTGAATTTTGTGTAACAACTGTCCCTGGGCTAAAAAATAGACAGAtgtctcccccctctggcaATGAGAGTTATTACCATATAAGAGAGAACATGGCGACACTTGAACATGTTCATGTATAATTGAACATTACACTGGATAAGTGTAGCCAGTGCAGAGTACATTTCCTGTAATAATGTCTGGGCCTCCAGTAGATAGATTGCATttaaagaatattaaaacaattgattagaatatgtttttttaccttttaaTTTATTCTACACGGCAGTGgagttctaaaaaaaaaaaaaagctacttGCACAAAACAATTTATACAAATTGATTTTATGTTGTACTTACAGCATGACTGAAATGTCTTCTATTCAAAAATCAAACCAGGGGTTTATCAACACAGCTAACAAATAGGATTACAGTACAAGGTCATGGATGTACAAAAAGAAAGTCATGATGTACATATTTCATCTAACAATAACAGGGACAAGCATGCAAGAAAGTAAGTGTTCTCTTCCAGATTGAtagttgtaaaagaaaaaagaaagaaaagacaagttAACATCAGACATTTGCCAAATTTAGAGACGGTCCATATCCCCAAAACCAACAGAGTTAAATAACATTGAAACAAAATCAGGAGAAAATGTCCTCATGggggaaagacatttaaaaaaaggatctCTGTTGCAGTAAAATCAGTTTGAAATTGCAACTATTGTAAagtcaaaatataatttaccaaagaatccaaaataaaaaaactgccTTCAAACGGACTTCCTCTAGTCatgtaaaactaaaaacacacctGGTCCTCACTGCTAGTGCAGCATTTAGTTTTCGGTGAACTTTTGTACAACCATGTTAGTAACTGTGTAGTGGGTTTCTATGCTCAGAATGAGGAATGTGAATACGTCTCTCTCTGGATGGGACGCTGATGCTGCATACTACATAGATAGTAAGATAGGGACAGACTTCAAAACTTCCAatctattcctttaaaatcGTTGTCGGGCTCAGTCGCTGtcggagctggagctggagctggattTATCCCTCTTGCTGTTGTTTCGGCCCTTTGTACCGTCTGGTCGTGGTTTGGCCGGGCTTCTTCTGTCTTTAGATCTGGAGCTACGATTTGCTTCTCTACGTCTGGAATCTGGACTCTTCCTTTTCTCATCTCTATCACTCTCCGAGGTGCTGCTACGTCTTCTCCTTTGGTTGCCAGATTCTCTGTCCTTTCTATGAGATGACCGATCTTTGCTGTGGTCTCTTTTATTATTACTCTTGCTCCTGGAGTGCCTGCCTCTGTGCGAGTCTCTCGGCTTACTTCTGTCTGGACTTCTTGTTCGATGTTCTTTGTCCCTGGATGTTCCCCGCTTCTTATTCTCCCTTTCACTGTTGCGTCGTCTTTCCTGACTCCTACTACGTTCTCTGCCCcgctctctgtctttttctcttttttcttctttgtcttttgaCACTGCAGGTCCGCTCCTGTCCCTGCTCTTGCTGCTGGATCTGTGTGCATCTTTCGTGGTTGGTCTTTCATTACTTTCTGACTTTGTCCTAGTTCTCTCACCATTTCTGCCTTTGGCATCCTCTTTATGCTTTTTATCAGACTCATTTCCCTTATTACTATCTTTATTGTGATCAGACTCAgactccttttctttcttattgGCATTTCGATCTTTGCTCTTAGAGCGACCTTTTCTGTCATCGCTTTTGTGCTtgtgactcttctctctgctttttgACCTCCTactcttttctctgcttttactGCGACTTTGAgatttatcttttttctttgcctTGTGTTTGCTATGCTTCTCTTCCTTTTCAACTGTGTCCTCTTCTTTGCTTTTAGATCTATGTGATCGagttttcttgtcttttttacCCTCAGCTGTGTGTTCGTGCTTTGTGTCGGAggtccgtctctctcttctttgaGCTTTAGCAGCCTCGTCCTTGGCGTCAATCATGTCACCTCTGCAAAAAAGAACAGCGCACATGTCACCGGCTGCAGAACATTGGAGAACGATGGAGCTACATGACTGCGTTCTGAGCCAACACAATGCTCTTTAATAAGTCAGTGAAGTTTTCTTACTTGTCGCCCTTAATCCAGCGCTCTCCGGTGACTGCCCTCATCCTCTGACGTTGCATCTCCTGACGCCAGTGTGGAGGGGTTTCACTGCGGCAAAAACGATCTCTGGACCTTGAGCGTGACGGAGTCCGATAGCGCTGGATGGGAGAaatgaaaaaacacttttgttctAAACTGACTGGAACCAACATTGGTCAAGACAGATACAGTACAGAAATACTGCAGGCTGCTGCTCTCCTATAGAGGGCTGATCGTAGTCCAGCATAGAAATAGAATTAGAGTAGAGAGTAGAACGAACATTCCCGTTCAAATCAACAAAGCAGGACGGTCAGAGCGGCGGCCATTTTTATGTGTACCGTTGCCAAAGAACGGTGACCGGTGTAGCGGCCCAACTTCCGTATAAACCAATATTTAAGTTGCAGAGTCGGGTGAGGGGGGGTTTGCAGTAACGACCAAATGAGCAGTGTAGTAGTACGAAGCATGGAGAGGCATCTTTCGTGCACCACCTCCGTTGCTTTGCTGCTAGAGAGGAATTAAGGATTGCTGGATTTAATTGCTTCATATTTCTATTGGCAGGTCATCAGATTCTATTcaataaattatgaaatattaCAAACTACGTAGCTAACGAGTTCTCAAACTTGTGAGTTTGACACACTGTGTGAACACTTCCTATGCTAGCTAATGCACCGCCAGCTTCAAAAGTGGAAGCTTTGACAgcaaaactgacaaaacaattaaatgatgGAGATTAAACAAGCTTCACAAAGCTTACTATACCAGCGGCAGTATCAGAGTTATACTAATTATACAGTGGCTATTAATCAGATTTGTTCTCAGTCTTCGAAAGGGGGGAGCCAGTGGTCTAGCTCAACCCTTCTGCAAACTGAGGTCGATCTTGCACTGGAATGAGATTGGAAGACCATGATAGAGGAAGTCCAGTCACTTGGCAGTGCGGCAAagacaaaaaagttaaaaaatgtaaatctttatAAATGGGGAAATATTTATGCCTTATTCAAGATCTTTGTGTTCCTGTGTTGCAATTGGTAAGCAGGCTAAGAAACACAGGATAAAAGCTACACACAATATAAATTGTGGCAAAGTGACAAAATGATAGCTGAGCTCCCATTGGTGCAGTGTACCTACCCTAGGACCCCTGCCCTTTATCTTCCTCCCAGATCGTGTCATCACCAGTCTTCTGTGATATGATGACTGAGAATCATATCTTATGCCAGCACTagggggagaaagaaaacaaggcATGGAATTTAACAGACAATGGCATTATGTTGGGAGGTTTGTCATAACGGCTGATTGTCAGACTTACCTCTCTCTTGGTCTTTCCTCTTTATTTGACGAATCCTTTTCACCCTCTTTCGGCTTCTGGACCACCTGGGGACTCCT
This portion of the Cottoperca gobio chromosome 21, fCotGob3.1, whole genome shotgun sequence genome encodes:
- the ppig gene encoding peptidyl-prolyl cis-trans isomerase G, producing the protein MGIKAQRTRVFLDVGISNVLVGRVVIELFSDICPKTCENFRCLCTGEKGVGKGTMKPLYYKGCLFHRVVKDFMIQGGDFSEGNGRGGESIYGGFFEDESFAVKHNKEYLLSMANRGKDTNGSQFFITTKPSPHLDGVHVVFGHVISGQEVVQTMENQKTDPNSRPYADVKVMNCGELVPKSKAKKDEKKKERVSSSSSSNSSDSESSSQSSSESEESEKETKKRKKKAKKLKKKQKKEKKRSEAESAEEKEQEELVTSTVRPEEIPAIPENRFLMRRSPQVVQKPKEGEKDSSNKEERPRESAGIRYDSQSSYHRRLVMTRSGRKIKGRGPRRYRTPSRSRSRDRFCRSETPPHWRQEMQRQRMRAVTGERWIKGDKGDMIDAKDEAAKAQRRERRTSDTKHEHTAEGKKDKKTRSHRSKSKEEDTVEKEEKHSKHKAKKKDKSQSRSKSREKSRRSKSREKSHKHKSDDRKGRSKSKDRNANKKEKESESDHNKDSNKGNESDKKHKEDAKGRNGERTRTKSESNERPTTKDAHRSSSKSRDRSGPAVSKDKEEKREKDRERGRERSRSQERRRNSERENKKRGTSRDKEHRTRSPDRSKPRDSHRGRHSRSKSNNKRDHSKDRSSHRKDRESGNQRRRRSSTSESDRDEKRKSPDSRRREANRSSRSKDRRSPAKPRPDGTKGRNNSKRDKSSSSSSSDSD